A stretch of DNA from Lotus japonicus ecotype B-129 chromosome 4, LjGifu_v1.2:
TCCAATCAGTCTCTTTTTAGCTTAATTGGCTTATCTCACAGAGATTGAAACTTAAAATAAAGTTGAATCAAATCATAATAACCAATAACCATAAAATCCGCAGCCAAATTTACCTTCATGCAAACATGCAACAAATCAACCCTAAGGAAAAAAAACCTTGCAAGGTGAACACACTCTTTGACTAATGTCTCTAGTTCCATTGAATTGGAAGTACTTTTGGCATCTTCTATCTTAAATACAAGTACAcaccaaaaaaatttaaaaaattctgATTTTAAGTAGGCATGGTGGCATGAGATTCTTCAAAACCTTTTTATATTAGTTAGCTAGTACTACCACCATTTCCTTTCCTATGATTGGCAGAAAGAGTCCTAGACGAAAGTTAACCATGTTagaaattgacaaaaaaaaaaaaacatgttagaAAGCATTTCAAAAGCCACGTGCCTTTGACCAAAACGACTTCCAACTTCGAAGCTTCGGAAAGGTCAAGGTTCCATCGTATCAAACCCTAATCTTCCGCTTCAGAACCAAAGCTTCTACTCTAGTCTTCCAATTATTGCAATCGAATCAACCGGATCAATCTCAATTTCCACTTTAAGGTTGTTCCTCATTCTCCTTTTACTCCATTTCTCTGTTTTTCCAGCTTCATACTGTGTTGTCAATTTTCGTGTTTTGATCAATTTTAGGTATTGAATTTTATTCAATTTGCGATTTGAGTTAGCTTAGCCACTGTTTTGATGTATAAATCGTAAATTATTGCTTGTTTTTACTTCCTGCTGTGAAAAACAGCGCATTTTGTAGTTCAATTTGTGATCTGTGATTTTCAATTGTGAACATAAACAGTGATGATTTGACCATTAAGTTATtggattttcaattttttttagctTTGAAAATATTGAAATCTGGGTTTTGGCTAATTTGCTGTTTTCAATTCAATAGCTGCTTGCCTGCTTGTATCGGTTGTATGAtttgtttttattaatatttggtCAAGTAGGATGCCGGCAGCGCGGTATTTTTCTCCCGTAGACACGTTAGAGCAGAAGTTGCAGATTGAAAGGAAGCTTGGAACTGTGAAAGCGTGCAAGTACTTCAATCTTCTCACGAGATTTCTCAGTGTCAAGATAAGCAAACATGAATTTGATAGACAGTGCAGGGCGACTATTGGTAGGGAAAATATCCATCTTCATAACCATTTCATAAGGTCAATCTTGAAGAAGGCAAGTCTCTCCAAGAGAGGCAACATAATAGGAAGTTCTTTGAATGTGAAAATTCCAAATGGGTGTAATGATCTTCAGTTTCTGTGCAAGGATTTTCTTCAATCTCCTCGAAAAGTCAGGACTCCGAGTTTGCGTGACCGTAGATTCAAGGATCGTCCCAGCCCTCTTGGTCCTAATGGGAAGAACGTGAACATTGGGTTTGAGGATTCAGTTCGTGAAATTCATGAGCAGCAAAGTAATAAGGAACTAGATTCTGCAGCTAGCAGGATTCCCCTCTGCGTGGAAGATGGGGAGGAGGTTGATCAAGATTCTGAGAAGGTGAACATTTATATGAGGAGTCCTATTCAGCCACCTCTTGCAATTCCTACCTACAATAAAGGAACTCGTACACTGTTACATAATGGATTACCATCTGGCACTGATACCTGCCAAAGTATTGGCGAGCTACCTGATACGCCCTCTTTGACAAAAAGGTTGGAGCAGAAATTGGAAATGGAAGGATTTAAGATCTCTGCTGATGCAGCGGCCTTGATGAATAAAGCACTTGACACCTACCTCAAAAGATTGATAAAACCATGTTTAGATTTAGCCGCTTCAAAGGCTGTAAACAGATCTAATGGTCCAATACAACCTGGCTTGAATGAGCAAATTGGATCTGTTTCTGTCTCTGACTTTAGAACAGCAACAGAGTTGAATCCTAACATACTAGGGAAAGATTGGTCCCTACATTTAGAGAAGGTTACAGGCTCAATATTGTATTGAACAAAGCTTTATGAGTTTTCCTCcaagtaataattaataatattggAATGGGTTAATTTACTCTGATATTGATTTTTAACTCTAAACATTGCTGACGTACAGTGGAAATAAGTTTTGAATGTTTATTGAATTGGTGGGAATGTCTTTTTGGTGTCATAGCTCTTGATTTTATtaagattttttaataaatcACATATTCAGGTTTTCTGGGCTTAACTTGTGTTCCTTGGCGTTCTGTATTTTAGGTATCATTGATGAGGTTGTGTGAGAAATTGTAGTTTCTTTCAATTACATGGTTTTTATATGTAAACACTATACTTCTGTTTCTCCTCTATGTTTAGTTTATGTATTTTTTAGAGGTCTGAAATCTGAATAacataataaaagaaaaaagaggacCTTAAATAAACAATAGTTTCTCAATAATGCATATTTAAACAGTAACAACAAGTTTTCTGATTTTAGCTGTGCTAGTTAGGTCTCTACAGATGTGAATGTAATAGTGTTCTAATTTAAGTTTTTATCACAAGAGATATTTAAGTAATATAACTATTGTAGGGGAGACATGTTTCCTTTTCACCTGTAGAATTTCCTCTTACAAAATTGCATTTTTTGCTGTTGGTATAGAAGACATGAATGATTACATACTTTGACTTAGAATACAAGCTCTTGGTTTCTGGTCTTCTGCACTCTTTATTTGCATTGGATATGGTATCAGcatgtttattttaattttttttccttaaactgtctattttttatttatgaatgtTCAAGTTTACCTCAGGTTGAAATTAAATCTAACATTATAGTCTAATAGATTCTAACCTAAAGCTCCACTCATCTATTGAGTTTTATTTTAGTGGTTGGGACATGATTATCATTTTGAGATGCCTATGTGATTGCaatcttatataattaagaatCTTGAAGGTTAACTAAACGTTGGCACTATGCTTGAAAAACacattaattttagatattgtTACCTTTTCTATCATATATCACTTATGTCTACTTGAATGTAAATTCTTTATTGGATTCTGATTATTAGTGTATGAATTAGTTGTTTGattatttttcttcctttttataTGTGATGTTTTATGAGTATATAATTGCTTCCTGCATGCTTTTGTGCTTGTCTAGTCTTTGTAATTGCCCTACATATCACATTGAAAGGTCTGCCTTGTGATGTAGAATTTGGCCTTTAAGTCAGAAGAATAGGGTATCCTAGCCTTTCTCAATGAATTTATGAACTTGATTTGTGGAGAATTGATTAGAGGTAGTGATTTTATCTTTTTAAGGGTTATTTACCAAGTAAATGATATGTCTCTTCCCTAGTTGCAGAGTGTGCCCTTCAACAAATTTAGAGCATTCCTTGCAGATTGTTTATGTTAAGTGATGATGTTTATTTTTGTTATGGGTATGTCATTTCAACATTGTCTTTTGAGTGTGTTGATTCTTGGTCACGCCAGGCATCAGCCTAACTGTGGCTTCTTAAATTATTTTGTTGAAGAGTCTTAACTCACAATGAAGTTGCATAGGGAGCATGGTAATTGAGAAGGTAAGCTTGTTGAAGAGTCTAGACTTCTTTCTCTTCAACCTGAGTTGGCTCAACTAATTGAAGGGATATATAAACAGATCATCTTATGTTTATTTTACCTGAACTTTTCATGCGGAAATTGTGGATATCTTCCTGTGCTGTTCACAAAATTATGATGAGGTGCCACTTATTTATTATCTATGAAGAAAATCCATTCTCTTGTACACCCTATGTGCATGAGACAAAGCCCCATTGTACCACTATCACGTGTATGCAACTCTAATTCTGTAAGCACTGAAAACTTTGTATACTGATTTAGAACTTAGCTtgtgtttcttctttctttctgctCCAGGGTTTCTTCTTTCTGCTCCAGTATTTGACAATAGGGATTGTACCAGTAAAGCTTCCTAGACCTTGCATTGGTTCAATGTATCTCTCCATGCTCATGCACTTCAATGATTTGAAGGAAATTTCAGGTGCTCTTTACCTGTTAAGAAGCTTACCGAATCTACAAGAACTAGAAACTTTGATGAGTACTCATTACAAGTTCTGTTTAACTTGACTCTGCTTACTGATTTGCAGTTTGAAACATTCTAATCTTGTTATTATTGAGTTATTAAGCCCTAAAAATTTCCATGTGGTTTTGTTTTGAGAATTTGTCGACTGGTTTTCAAGTTCTGGATCTAGTGTTTTGAGTTTTTCTAAGGCTTTCACACTATTACATTATGATTGCTTG
This window harbors:
- the LOC130710249 gene encoding uncharacterized protein LOC130710249, with the protein product MPAARYFSPVDTLEQKLQIERKLGTVKACKYFNLLTRFLSVKISKHEFDRQCRATIGRENIHLHNHFIRSILKKASLSKRGNIIGSSLNVKIPNGCNDLQFLCKDFLQSPRKVRTPSLRDRRFKDRPSPLGPNGKNVNIGFEDSVREIHEQQSNKELDSAASRIPLCVEDGEEVDQDSEKVNIYMRSPIQPPLAIPTYNKGTRTLLHNGLPSGTDTCQSIGELPDTPSLTKRLEQKLEMEGFKISADAAALMNKALDTYLKRLIKPCLDLAASKAVNRSNGPIQPGLNEQIGSVSVSDFRTATELNPNILGKDWSLHLEKVTGSILY